From a region of the Fischerella sp. JS2 genome:
- the bluB gene encoding 5,6-dimethylbenzimidazole synthase, which yields MELEQCLRLRRDTRHFLKDDVPDTVLKKALTAAHCAPSVGLSEPWRFVVVRNQQTKAILKQSFLKIRAKAEADLANDQDKLKLHKSLKLEAIEDAPIGLAVFCEYPKENYTIGTVWTDETLKWSCVCAIQNLWLSLTEQGYSAGWVSILDYDQLKQVLSVPDDWEPLGYLCIGKPATDYDGQPMLEQVGWKQRCSEPVVIYR from the coding sequence ATGGAGTTGGAACAGTGTTTGAGGCTGAGGCGTGATACACGACATTTCTTGAAAGACGATGTCCCTGATACTGTATTGAAAAAAGCCTTAACTGCCGCTCACTGCGCTCCCTCAGTTGGTTTGAGTGAGCCTTGGCGATTTGTGGTAGTCCGTAATCAACAGACTAAGGCAATACTCAAGCAATCTTTCCTGAAAATCAGGGCAAAAGCAGAAGCCGATCTGGCAAATGATCAAGACAAGCTCAAGCTTCATAAAAGTCTTAAGTTAGAAGCAATTGAAGATGCTCCCATTGGTTTAGCAGTATTTTGCGAGTACCCTAAAGAAAACTACACAATAGGCACTGTTTGGACTGATGAAACATTGAAATGGAGCTGTGTGTGCGCAATCCAAAATCTTTGGCTGTCCCTAACGGAACAAGGATACAGTGCAGGTTGGGTTTCGATTCTCGATTATGACCAACTTAAACAAGTACTTAGTGTTCCTGATGATTGGGAACCGTTAGGTTATCTTTGTATAGGAAAACCTGCTACAGACTATGATGGACAACCAATGCTGGAACAAGTTGGTTGGAAACAACGTTGTTCAGAGCCTGTGGTGATTTACAGATAA
- the menB gene encoding 1,4-dihydroxy-2-naphthoyl-CoA synthase, with protein MQINWQSVKTYEDILYHKADGIAKITINRPHKRNAFRPKTIFELYDAFCDAREDTTIGVVLFTGYGPHTDGKYAFCAGGDQSVRGHAGYVDDSGIPRLNVLDLQRLIRSMPKVVIALVAGYAIGGGHVLHLICDLTIAADNAIFGQTGPKVGSFDGGFGASYLARIVGQKKAREIWFLCRQYNAQQALEMGLVNCVVPVEQLEAEGIQWAKEVLEKSPIAIRCLKAAFNADCDGQAGLQELAGNATLLYYMTEEGAEGKQAFLEKRPPNFRQYPWLP; from the coding sequence ATGCAAATTAACTGGCAAAGCGTCAAAACCTACGAAGACATTCTTTATCACAAAGCCGATGGCATTGCCAAAATTACCATCAATCGCCCCCACAAGCGCAATGCTTTCCGTCCGAAAACTATTTTTGAACTATATGACGCCTTTTGTGATGCCCGTGAAGATACTACTATAGGAGTTGTATTATTTACTGGTTATGGGCCACACACTGATGGCAAATATGCCTTTTGTGCTGGCGGAGATCAAAGTGTGCGCGGACACGCGGGTTATGTAGATGATAGTGGGATTCCCCGCTTAAATGTGTTGGATTTGCAACGCCTAATCCGGTCAATGCCAAAAGTAGTAATTGCTTTGGTAGCTGGGTATGCGATCGGGGGCGGACACGTCTTACATTTAATATGTGACCTGACTATCGCCGCCGACAATGCTATTTTTGGACAGACGGGACCAAAGGTCGGTAGCTTTGACGGTGGTTTTGGTGCTAGCTATCTGGCGCGGATTGTGGGACAAAAAAAGGCGCGAGAGATTTGGTTTCTCTGTCGCCAGTACAATGCTCAACAAGCGCTGGAAATGGGCTTAGTAAATTGTGTTGTACCAGTGGAACAATTAGAAGCAGAAGGTATCCAGTGGGCTAAGGAAGTTTTAGAAAAAAGTCCCATTGCTATTCGTTGTCTCAAGGCAGCATTTAATGCTGATTGCGATGGACAAGCAGGTTTACAGGAACTCGCCGGTAATGCAACTTTACTTTACTACATGACAGAAGAAGGAGCCGAGGGTAAACAGGCGTTTTTAGAGAAACGTCCGCCTAATTTCCGACAATATCCTTGGCTACCGTGA
- a CDS encoding YqeG family HAD IIIA-type phosphatase codes for MRWNNLLQPDLILEGSVLNLTPGMIQQYGLKGLVLDVDETLVPIRVVSASAELQKWVQEIRQVATLYLVSNNLSEVRIGNIAQSLDLPYYLGAAKPSRRKIRAALNAMNLPAEQVAMVGDRLFTDVLAGNRLGMFTILVEPIVHPDVALRSHPVRNFEVWVSEVMGASINPAKRRFTKLHK; via the coding sequence ATGCGCTGGAACAACCTCCTACAGCCTGATTTAATTTTGGAAGGTTCAGTGTTGAATCTTACACCTGGTATGATCCAACAATATGGGCTGAAGGGGCTGGTGTTGGATGTCGATGAAACATTAGTACCTATTAGAGTAGTATCGGCTTCAGCAGAACTACAAAAGTGGGTTCAGGAAATCCGTCAGGTAGCAACTCTGTATCTTGTAAGCAATAATTTAAGTGAAGTCCGCATAGGAAATATTGCTCAGTCTTTGGATTTACCTTACTACTTAGGCGCTGCTAAACCCTCGCGACGTAAGATCAGAGCAGCACTCAATGCCATGAATTTGCCCGCAGAACAAGTGGCAATGGTGGGCGATCGCTTATTTACCGATGTGTTAGCTGGTAATCGGTTGGGAATGTTTACGATTTTGGTTGAACCAATAGTTCATCCTGATGTTGCTTTGCGTTCCCACCCAGTCCGTAACTTTGAAGTCTGGGTATCTGAAGTTATGGGAGCCTCCATCAACCCGGCCAAACGCCGTTTTACAAAGCTTCACAAATAG
- a CDS encoding GNAT family N-acetyltransferase: MAARMKMNSLLQKNLSVVIRPIQYRDLDSIGRLALDSFAAKTRKGADFAMRQMQWLRRWYGLLKFLSWFPNPLQYIFCGYVAEQGRSLLGMIQVSPFNRTRSTWRVDRVILERAADKQGIGSQLLRYCFESILEARTWILEVNINDTEALALYRQNGFQRLAEMTYWEIKPELLAELAQVNPDLPNLLPISNADAQLLYQLDTASMPPLVRQVFDRQTDDFKTNLFSALVDAVKQWVTKTEVVSGYVFEPQRKAAIGYFQIMLDRKGEEPHWATLTVHPAYTWLYPELLTQLARIAQDFPQQPLQLASADYQPEGEEYLEQIGAGRIEHTLIMSRSVWHKVRESKFVSLEGIQLPEVLQGLQPARKPIPGGMSWLPPHQQTSPDRQTQSNPSKETISFSCKNSHLEPFCQPDSADGQQQE; the protein is encoded by the coding sequence ATGGCGGCTCGAATGAAAATGAATTCATTACTTCAGAAAAATCTTAGCGTTGTGATCCGACCAATCCAATATCGAGATTTGGATAGTATTGGACGTCTAGCTCTAGATTCATTCGCAGCTAAAACCAGAAAAGGAGCCGATTTTGCTATGCGGCAAATGCAATGGCTGCGCCGTTGGTATGGATTGTTGAAATTTTTAAGTTGGTTTCCTAACCCGTTACAATATATTTTCTGTGGTTATGTAGCAGAACAGGGGCGATCGCTTTTAGGAATGATCCAAGTCTCGCCATTTAATCGTACCCGTAGCACTTGGCGCGTAGACCGTGTAATCCTAGAGCGTGCTGCTGATAAACAAGGAATTGGATCGCAGCTTTTGCGCTACTGCTTTGAGTCAATTTTAGAGGCTCGGACTTGGATATTAGAAGTAAACATTAACGATACAGAAGCATTGGCACTGTATCGGCAAAACGGTTTTCAGCGTCTGGCTGAAATGACCTATTGGGAAATTAAACCAGAACTGCTAGCTGAATTGGCGCAAGTTAACCCAGACTTGCCTAATTTGCTGCCTATAAGTAACGCTGATGCTCAGCTGTTATATCAACTAGATACAGCATCAATGCCGCCTTTGGTGCGGCAGGTATTTGACCGCCAAACCGATGACTTTAAAACTAACTTATTTAGTGCCTTAGTTGATGCTGTCAAACAGTGGGTGACTAAAACAGAAGTAGTAAGCGGTTACGTATTTGAACCCCAACGTAAAGCAGCGATCGGTTATTTTCAGATTATGCTAGACCGCAAAGGTGAAGAACCACATTGGGCAACGCTAACAGTCCACCCAGCATATACTTGGCTGTATCCAGAGTTGTTGACTCAACTTGCTCGTATTGCCCAGGATTTCCCCCAGCAACCATTGCAACTAGCTTCGGCAGACTATCAACCAGAAGGGGAAGAGTATTTAGAACAAATTGGAGCAGGTCGTATAGAACATACTCTAATTATGTCTCGCTCGGTGTGGCATAAAGTACGAGAATCTAAATTTGTCTCTTTGGAAGGAATTCAGTTACCTGAAGTATTACAAGGTCTACAACCAGCACGTAAACCCATACCAGGGGGAATGTCATGGTTGCCCCCACATCAGCAAACTTCTCCAGACAGGCAAACACAATCTAATCCATCAAAAGAAACTATTTCCTTTTCTTGCAAAAATTCTCACTTAGAACCATTTTGTCAGCCAGACTCAGCTGATGGACAACAGCAGGAGTAG
- a CDS encoding AAA family ATPase has product MDEYLAQVGCSAQLLGVITPHEHLGVSLSQLVIDTNGGFMSSVQPTPGPVQYVNLPLSNDQLLACVQSGLYLISNGDLRLAVMVRGASDYSFRAGITVEVMASDRSSAEAFLAQLRTAIRRRNIYRGRIISLVQSEDRRSLNVIFHSLPSLNRKQIILPDGLLQRIERQSIGFSQVADKLQAAGRHLKRGILLYGPPGTGKTLTAMYLASQMPDRTIILITGRGMGLIEKSCEMARLLQPATLILEDVDLIAEERSSDKGCSNVVLFELLNQMDGLNEDADVLFVLTTNRPEILEPALAARPGRVDTAIEIPLPDASCRRRLFELYSKGLQLSLENLDSFIARTQGVSAAFIRELMRKAALFAADEGQEILICDRHLDEALYELVELGGELTHSILGAGEAFS; this is encoded by the coding sequence ATGGATGAATATTTAGCACAAGTGGGGTGTTCTGCTCAATTGTTGGGTGTAATTACGCCTCATGAACACCTGGGAGTCAGTTTATCTCAATTGGTCATCGATACCAATGGAGGATTTATGAGTTCAGTACAACCGACTCCTGGCCCTGTGCAGTACGTCAATCTTCCCCTCAGTAATGATCAACTTTTGGCCTGCGTGCAATCAGGACTTTATCTGATTAGCAATGGCGATTTGCGTTTGGCTGTCATGGTGCGTGGTGCTAGTGATTACAGTTTTCGTGCGGGAATTACAGTAGAGGTAATGGCAAGCGATCGCTCCAGCGCCGAAGCCTTTCTCGCCCAGTTGCGAACCGCAATCCGCAGGCGTAATATCTATCGAGGACGCATAATTTCTCTAGTACAAAGTGAGGATAGGAGGAGCTTAAACGTTATTTTTCATAGTTTACCATCGTTAAATCGTAAGCAAATTATCTTACCAGACGGCTTGCTACAAAGAATCGAGCGACAATCTATAGGTTTTTCCCAAGTAGCTGACAAACTACAAGCGGCAGGACGGCATCTGAAACGAGGCATACTTTTATACGGCCCGCCAGGAACCGGGAAAACATTAACAGCAATGTATCTTGCTTCCCAAATGCCAGACCGGACAATCATTCTGATTACGGGTCGGGGTATGGGTTTAATTGAAAAGTCTTGTGAGATGGCACGTTTGCTACAACCTGCAACTCTGATTTTGGAAGATGTAGATTTAATTGCTGAAGAAAGAAGCAGCGACAAAGGTTGTAGTAATGTAGTGTTATTTGAATTGCTAAATCAGATGGACGGGTTGAATGAGGATGCAGATGTTCTATTTGTGTTGACAACCAACCGACCCGAAATCCTGGAACCAGCTTTGGCAGCACGACCAGGAAGGGTCGATACTGCGATTGAAATTCCTTTACCTGATGCATCTTGTCGGCGCAGACTGTTTGAACTTTATAGCAAAGGTTTGCAGCTGTCGTTGGAAAATTTAGATAGTTTTATTGCACGTACGCAAGGGGTGAGTGCTGCTTTTATTCGTGAGTTAATGCGAAAAGCGGCCCTGTTTGCCGCCGATGAAGGTCAGGAGATATTGATTTGCGATCGCCATCTTGATGAAGCACTATACGAACTTGTGGAGTTAGGAGGCGAACTAACTCACAGCATTTTGGGAGCAGGAGAAGCTTTTTCGTAA
- a CDS encoding HD family phosphohydrolase, translated as MKGKHKKQRAPNLKVTSGGLLGKPSPVVFVIAVVSLTGIIGQNFYNQPQLKIGTTAPETIRAPYSSLIEDTKKTEAQRKNVSKKFVPVLMVDENINTQIKKNLQTFLAQGSEIRAAAGSFPFFDTFVLSVSSQRYLRSCADSEWEDLLIALEHTNQQKSGVLTQNLRSIFIKTREQNQNANKQRVGDTENVSVPSRLGIPLSSSSKSETSLLSVSSTPEVKPNDSFQSAEFAQAMAELEAYRLKTSTQNLVSLLGKVAQARQGYTQATIKLSQLLSENSQTAYETTSFLNFSDEDWAKTQMGVQLSAERILAQGIPQGLPPSVLQNAVNLHVHKLVPQQAESFAKKLLLEVLQPNLKQDEEQTKLQAAMAAAEVKPVIVAVEQGEIVVRKGDRITAWHLDALEHYHLLRREINWLGLMYLAGTVSFSVGIFTFVERSIKYRWRQSDRLLVLLLTLSTPVVVTMGTPYTTWSGVGLLLGSFYGATAGVTVVGLLVALLGMSLEISKISLLAGAAGGILGSCIAHRLRSREELALLSVAIALTEGGVYLLIQIFLGAAFGPYFYVVLKEAGIFALSGLAWSIVALGLSPYLEKLFDLVTPIRLAELANPNRSLLKKLATVAPGTFQHTLFVATLAEAAAKELGCNIELVRAGTLYHDIGKMHDPQAFIENQMGGPNKHDTEIKDPWHSADIIKKHVSEGLAMAKKHSLPSSIQAFIPEHQGTMQIAYFYHQAQQMAKEDSSLTVDEADFRYDGPIPQSRETGIVMLADSCEAALRSLKDASCEQALVMVNNILRARWQDNQLVDSGLTREEMSKIAEIFVEVWQQFHHKRIAYPKLKTGN; from the coding sequence GTGAAAGGCAAACATAAAAAACAAAGAGCGCCAAACCTGAAGGTAACTAGTGGTGGTTTACTTGGAAAACCTTCTCCTGTTGTTTTCGTGATTGCAGTAGTGTCTCTTACTGGAATAATTGGGCAAAATTTCTACAACCAGCCTCAATTGAAAATAGGAACCACCGCACCAGAGACAATTAGAGCGCCCTATAGTAGCCTGATCGAGGATACAAAAAAAACAGAAGCACAGCGCAAAAATGTTAGCAAAAAATTTGTGCCTGTGTTAATGGTTGATGAAAACATTAATACACAAATCAAGAAAAATTTACAAACATTTTTAGCTCAGGGTAGTGAGATTCGAGCTGCTGCCGGTTCTTTTCCTTTTTTTGATACTTTTGTTTTGTCAGTTTCTAGTCAGCGTTATCTGCGTTCCTGTGCTGACTCGGAATGGGAAGACTTGTTGATAGCTCTAGAACATACTAATCAGCAAAAATCAGGAGTATTAACTCAAAACTTAAGAAGCATTTTCATTAAAACCAGAGAACAGAATCAAAACGCAAATAAGCAGAGAGTTGGAGATACGGAGAATGTTTCCGTACCATCGCGTTTAGGTATCCCCCTATCCTCTTCATCGAAGTCAGAGACTTCCTTACTTAGCGTTTCTTCCACTCCAGAAGTAAAACCGAATGATTCGTTCCAAAGTGCAGAATTTGCCCAAGCAATGGCAGAATTAGAAGCTTATCGCCTCAAGACTTCTACGCAAAACTTGGTTTCACTATTGGGTAAAGTTGCTCAAGCACGCCAAGGTTATACCCAAGCCACCATCAAGTTGTCACAACTGCTGAGTGAAAACTCCCAAACAGCTTATGAAACAACTTCTTTCCTGAACTTCTCTGATGAAGACTGGGCAAAAACTCAAATGGGGGTGCAGCTGAGTGCTGAGCGGATTTTAGCTCAAGGTATTCCTCAAGGACTACCCCCCAGTGTTTTACAAAATGCAGTCAATTTGCATGTTCATAAATTAGTGCCACAACAAGCAGAATCTTTTGCGAAGAAACTGCTGTTAGAGGTTTTGCAACCGAATCTTAAGCAAGATGAAGAACAAACCAAATTACAAGCAGCAATGGCAGCGGCAGAAGTTAAGCCTGTAATCGTGGCTGTGGAACAAGGTGAGATAGTTGTCCGCAAGGGCGATCGCATTACAGCCTGGCATTTAGATGCATTGGAACACTACCACCTGCTACGCCGAGAAATTAACTGGTTGGGATTAATGTATTTGGCTGGGACTGTCAGCTTTTCTGTAGGAATTTTTACTTTTGTTGAACGGAGTATTAAGTATCGATGGCGACAAAGCGATCGCCTATTAGTATTATTGCTGACTTTGAGTACGCCTGTGGTAGTGACAATGGGTACGCCTTATACTACTTGGAGTGGTGTAGGTTTATTGCTGGGTAGCTTTTACGGAGCGACTGCGGGTGTGACAGTGGTAGGGCTGCTGGTAGCATTATTAGGCATGAGCCTAGAAATCAGTAAAATTTCCCTATTGGCAGGTGCAGCTGGGGGAATATTGGGCAGTTGTATAGCCCATAGGTTGCGATCGCGTGAGGAATTAGCACTATTAAGTGTAGCGATCGCTTTAACTGAAGGTGGTGTTTACCTACTCATTCAAATCTTTTTGGGTGCAGCATTTGGCCCTTATTTTTACGTTGTCCTCAAAGAAGCAGGGATTTTTGCTTTATCTGGTTTAGCTTGGAGTATTGTAGCCTTGGGGTTAAGCCCTTATTTAGAAAAATTATTTGATTTAGTTACTCCGATTCGCTTGGCAGAACTGGCAAACCCTAACCGTTCTTTATTAAAAAAACTGGCAACAGTTGCCCCTGGGACTTTTCAGCATACGCTATTTGTCGCCACTCTAGCTGAGGCTGCTGCCAAAGAATTAGGATGCAACATTGAATTAGTTAGAGCTGGCACATTGTATCACGATATTGGTAAAATGCACGACCCCCAAGCCTTTATTGAAAATCAAATGGGGGGGCCAAACAAGCATGATACAGAAATTAAAGACCCTTGGCATAGTGCTGACATCATTAAAAAGCATGTCAGCGAAGGTTTGGCGATGGCAAAAAAACACAGTTTGCCTTCTTCTATTCAAGCTTTTATTCCAGAGCATCAAGGCACTATGCAAATTGCTTACTTCTATCACCAAGCTCAACAGATGGCTAAAGAAGATTCCAGTTTAACAGTAGATGAAGCAGACTTTCGCTACGATGGGCCAATTCCTCAATCACGGGAAACAGGAATTGTGATGCTAGCAGATTCCTGCGAAGCAGCATTGCGATCGCTCAAAGATGCTAGTTGTGAACAAGCTTTGGTGATGGTTAACAATATTCTCCGTGCCAGATGGCAAGACAACCAATTAGTAGACTCAGGACTAACACGGGAAGAAATGAGCAAAATAGCCGAAATTTTTGTAGAAGTTTGGCAACAATTTCATCACAAACGTATTGCATATCCCAAGTTAAAGACCGGGAATTAA
- a CDS encoding ATP-binding protein, with product MPLFSFFNQNTEQQSNPQIVGRGVRLQASYSKLPLSQRIIMPFMLVFFSIMVVAVISFAFWFTSRMEYQIKNSVASGAAVILQELQTEKQDLGSWVQLIAERNDVRSALQEKDTQALLKILVSHKTNLELDLIKVVNQNGGVVLDLREPKLNESYLEDRTSISQALGGMYPLDVVNLAKQRGQTQLVMVGTAPIKSNEEEVIGAVEIGILINNEFLKSLIAAKDEYLIVFNKDKTVVVSTLTAVTNRNWQLPLTSVPPIRILLTNKHYIAKSIFLPGLSNTSLTVVLLKSLADLNHTVQYLWLRLWGFFLLGGLICTLVGKNIALNISGPLLTVARVAQKATQEGNFDLQAPVTRNDEVGILATSLNSLIRRVAEYTQELEQARTTLEKRVEERTHQLLQKNQELNLAYDQLSYAIQELQQTQAQLIQTEKMSSLGNMVAGVAHEINNPISFIYGNISYAKEYIEQLLELLHLYRKEYPQPTAAIQTCLEKMELDYISEDLPKILSSMKMGAQRIREIVLSLRNFSRLDESEKKAVNIHEGIDSTLLILNHRLKEGIQVIKEYEGTLPLIECYPAQLNQVFLNLLSNAIDAVEESFFSKFSSEDNKVNPQILIHTNKAAGNRIYVRITDNGCGIEPKNQDQIFDPFFTTKEVGKGTGLGLWICYQIIQKHQGKIEVNSLLGEGTTVTVTLPLVQKS from the coding sequence ATGCCACTCTTCAGCTTTTTCAATCAAAATACTGAGCAACAATCTAACCCGCAAATAGTGGGACGGGGTGTGAGGTTGCAAGCTAGTTACTCAAAACTACCTTTAAGCCAAAGAATTATCATGCCGTTTATGCTGGTATTCTTTAGCATTATGGTGGTAGCTGTAATTAGCTTTGCTTTCTGGTTTACCAGCCGAATGGAATACCAGATAAAAAATTCTGTTGCATCAGGTGCAGCAGTTATTTTGCAGGAGTTGCAAACAGAAAAACAAGACTTGGGTTCTTGGGTGCAGCTAATAGCAGAACGAAATGATGTGCGTAGCGCACTGCAAGAGAAAGATACTCAAGCACTACTGAAAATATTAGTGTCACATAAGACTAATTTGGAATTAGACCTGATCAAGGTTGTCAATCAAAACGGTGGAGTAGTGCTAGATCTCAGAGAGCCAAAATTAAATGAATCATACTTAGAAGATAGAACAAGTATTTCTCAAGCACTTGGAGGGATGTACCCTTTAGATGTAGTCAATCTTGCAAAACAACGAGGACAAACACAGTTAGTTATGGTGGGTACAGCTCCGATTAAGTCTAACGAAGAAGAAGTGATTGGCGCAGTTGAAATTGGTATTCTCATCAATAACGAATTCCTCAAAAGTCTAATAGCAGCCAAAGATGAGTACTTGATTGTATTCAACAAAGATAAAACAGTTGTTGTTTCTACCTTAACAGCAGTCACTAATAGAAATTGGCAGTTACCACTGACCTCTGTCCCACCAATACGCATCTTACTTACAAATAAGCACTATATTGCCAAAAGTATTTTTCTGCCAGGATTGAGTAATACTTCTCTGACAGTGGTATTGCTAAAATCGCTTGCTGATCTCAACCATACAGTACAGTACTTATGGCTAAGATTGTGGGGTTTTTTCCTACTGGGGGGTTTGATTTGTACCTTGGTGGGTAAGAATATAGCGCTAAATATTTCTGGGCCTTTATTGACTGTAGCAAGAGTTGCTCAAAAAGCTACTCAGGAAGGTAATTTTGATTTGCAAGCTCCTGTAACAAGAAATGATGAAGTCGGAATTTTAGCTACTTCTCTTAATAGCTTAATTCGGCGAGTTGCAGAATACACTCAAGAATTAGAACAAGCTCGGACAACTTTAGAAAAGCGAGTTGAAGAACGCACTCACCAACTTTTACAAAAAAATCAGGAATTAAATCTAGCTTACGATCAACTTAGTTATGCAATTCAAGAACTCCAACAAACTCAAGCACAGTTGATTCAAACTGAAAAAATGTCTTCATTGGGTAATATGGTAGCGGGGGTCGCTCATGAAATAAATAATCCCATAAGTTTTATCTATGGCAATATTAGCTATGCCAAGGAATATATCGAACAACTATTAGAATTACTTCATTTATATAGAAAAGAATATCCTCAACCAACTGCTGCGATTCAAACTTGTCTAGAAAAGATGGAACTAGATTATATTAGCGAAGATTTGCCCAAAATTTTATCATCAATGAAAATGGGAGCGCAGCGAATTCGGGAAATTGTTTTGTCTTTACGAAATTTCTCGCGATTAGATGAGTCTGAAAAGAAAGCTGTGAATATTCACGAGGGAATTGACAGTACTTTATTGATTCTCAATCATCGCTTAAAAGAAGGAATTCAAGTAATAAAAGAATATGAAGGAACATTACCATTAATTGAGTGTTATCCAGCACAACTAAATCAAGTATTTTTGAATCTTCTAAGTAATGCAATTGATGCTGTGGAAGAGTCATTTTTTAGTAAATTTTCATCGGAAGATAATAAAGTCAATCCCCAAATATTAATCCATACAAACAAAGCAGCAGGTAATCGCATTTACGTACGAATTACAGATAATGGTTGCGGAATTGAACCAAAAAACCAAGATCAGATTTTTGACCCTTTCTTTACAACTAAAGAAGTGGGTAAAGGTACTGGATTAGGATTGTGGATTTGCTATCAGATTATCCAAAAACATCAGGGTAAGATTGAAGTTAATTCTTTACTTGGTGAAGGAACTACTGTTACGGTAACACTCCCGCTTGTACAAAAATCATAA
- a CDS encoding DUF3727 domain-containing protein gives MSFSYFSDEHDRGSAGTITLSDDKGRSLECYIEHSLEVDGQGYFLLLPVDSPVEIFAWQGEEEEEAVLVEDDATIEQIFSTAQAVLSEQNLVLKNTAYALTVAGELPPVEESELFTLEIEDEQSDLEPEQLQLLASFYYEEQEYAIYTPLDPLLFFARISKTGKPELLSPEEFRQVQPLLEEHLFNGVE, from the coding sequence ATGTCTTTTTCTTATTTTTCGGACGAACATGATCGCGGATCAGCTGGCACCATCACTCTGAGCGATGACAAAGGGCGATCGCTCGAATGTTACATTGAACATTCACTGGAAGTAGATGGGCAAGGATACTTTTTGCTTCTTCCTGTTGACTCACCTGTAGAAATCTTTGCTTGGCAAGGTGAGGAAGAAGAAGAGGCTGTTCTCGTAGAAGATGATGCCACTATCGAGCAAATTTTTAGCACTGCCCAAGCTGTACTATCGGAACAAAATCTAGTCCTCAAGAATACAGCTTATGCTTTAACTGTTGCAGGTGAATTACCACCAGTTGAAGAATCAGAATTGTTCACTTTAGAAATCGAAGACGAACAGTCAGATTTGGAACCAGAGCAATTACAATTGCTAGCTAGCTTTTACTATGAAGAGCAGGAGTATGCAATTTATACCCCTCTTGATCCACTACTGTTTTTTGCACGAATCTCTAAAACTGGTAAACCTGAATTACTTTCGCCAGAAGAATTCCGTCAAGTGCAACCGCTTTTAGAAGAGCATTTGTTTAATGGAGTTGAATAA
- the ruvX gene encoding Holliday junction resolvase RuvX — protein MDNSRSSCVDIKQGQGGQGGQGSNVSPLSSPSCVSYLTSKYVSALGLDVGRKRIGVAGCDRLGLIATGITTVERTSFGQDVEQIQKLVNEREVQVLVVGLPYSMDGSLGFQAKQVQKFATRLGKVLKLPVEYVDERLTSFQAEQLLIAENRSPSRHKALIDRKAAALILQQWLDTRRTGLQATELSAE, from the coding sequence ATGGACAACAGCAGGAGTAGTTGTGTGGATATTAAACAAGGACAAGGGGGACAAGGAGGACAAGGAAGTAATGTTTCTCCCCTGTCTTCCCCCTCTTGTGTGTCTTACCTTACTTCTAAATATGTTTCTGCTTTAGGATTAGATGTCGGTCGTAAACGTATTGGTGTGGCGGGGTGTGATCGCCTGGGGTTAATAGCCACTGGCATTACTACTGTAGAACGTACATCTTTTGGGCAAGATGTGGAACAAATACAAAAACTGGTCAATGAAAGAGAAGTACAAGTTTTAGTCGTCGGTTTACCCTATTCAATGGACGGTTCTTTAGGGTTTCAAGCTAAACAAGTACAAAAGTTTGCCACACGACTAGGCAAAGTTCTGAAGCTGCCTGTGGAGTATGTAGATGAGCGATTAACTTCTTTTCAAGCAGAGCAGTTGCTCATTGCTGAAAATCGCTCTCCATCACGCCATAAAGCTTTAATTGACCGTAAGGCAGCAGCTTTAATTTTGCAGCAATGGTTAGATACACGGCGAACTGGCTTACAAGCTACAGAATTATCTGCTGAGTAA